The segment ATTCGAtgatatattgagtacaaaaaaaagagaCCAAATAAAAACAAACTCAATAGTTAATTACCCTTAAGAGTCATTTTCCAATAACTTTATAACCCATGAACTTGAATGCGACGATTGACTTGTAGACCTGTGAACCCGTATAATAAAACTAGTTAGAAAGGTCGGTTTTTTGGTGTCATCATGAAAGCTTGAATCAAGCAAAGCAACAACCTCCTATAGGGCATGTGGTTCTATAGTCGAAACAAAAACCATAATAATCTATGTATATTCTCCGTGATAAAATTTGCAGTAAAGTTAAAAAGTGCACATATTGTATAGGTCCAAAAGGTAAAAAAAGTACACATTACTATTTTTTTTTCTGAGCTTCAAGCTATCACATTGTTCTACAGAAGGTCATAAATTCTTCCATTCATGACCATATACAATAATACCATCCTTTAAAAGTAGACCAATATGATACACAAATCAGCAACCAAACCTCCATCATTTCAAATCTACCTAAATCCAGAAGGCGCCGCCTGTGCACCACCACCCGCACCTCTCCTTGCCGCCTTCGATTGCGCAAGAATCTCATCATAATTCTAACCAccaaaaaaaataaatcaaaacgaGTAATTAAAAATATGTCAAAAAATCAAAATACAATGCAAACatatttcatattacatattACATACCCGCTTCTCAAAAGCATTATCTCTTGAGCTAATAATCTTGTCAGCAATCCCATAATCAATGGCTTCTTGAGCTTGTAAATACTTAGGCCTCTGAATATCTTTCCTGATTTCATCTTTCGGTTTTCCAATTCCCTTTTCAAGTAGCTCTAGAAAGTAATCCGTGTTTGTATCCAATTCCTTTGCCTTAATCCACATGTCAATTGCTGCCCCACTTGACCGGTTGACTTTTGGTAGATATAATTTTGCtacatgaaaaaaaatatatatatatatataatatataataatcattttgatttttttaaggaAAATGAGAAACATACTTGAACAATTCGGCTGCAATGCACGAAACCCTTTGGTTCCAAGAGACAATAGCATTGCTGCTTGACCAAATGCCATCCCACAGTTGACCGTATACACCTCTGACTTACAGTACTTGAGGGCAATTTCGGAATTAAATAAATCATATCAGTAAATAACctaaaaaagataaaataaatgattttaattTCTTACAGCCATGATGTCAGCAATCGCGTATGCTTCTGTTTCAGACCCCACTGTCTCCATTTTGTCATTCTACAAAAGAAAATTGTTATTTCTTGTATTTAGTAACTTAACcttaaaagaaacaaaaaaaaaaaaaaaaaaatcacctgTGTTCCAGATGAATTGATGTAAAGATAAATAGGCTTAGCTGGATTATCATAATCCAACCACATAAATTGAGCAACAAGAAGCTCAGTCACTGCAGGAACAATCTACAACAACCAAAATTTTACTtaaattcattaaaaaaataaataaatatatatatttttttttgtaaaaaaaagtacattgctatttcttacaGGCATTCCTAGGTAACAAATACGAGCATCTAGAAGCAGTGATGGAAGATCAGGAGGTGCACTTCTAGGTCTTCCGGAAGCTCTGCCGCCACCTCCGCGATACATGCTGACACTCATACTGTATTTTGCGGGCCCCCTGTTGTTCGTTCCTGATAGGGTCCACATTCCTCCGTGGTTTAAGTAATTATGAGATGATGAAATTGTTTCctgtttaaaaaaaagaaaaaatataaaaatataaaacattgtGTTTTGTGTAGATGTTATAAACTATAAAGAAAAATATGAAAAGAGTTATAACGAGACCTCTGTGACGGATTCTGCttgctttcttacgggattatcTTCTGTCATGAACATGTCCATTTGTGTAGGACTCAGACCATAAAGGTATTGAGggacatttttgtaattttccATCACTGCAaaatatttagggtttcattcaatCCACTTTAGAACACTGAAGAATTACACTAAGGGACATGTTTCAAtttcaatttagggtttcattaatctCAGATCAGAAGGTCGGAATATAAGTAGAGGCAAAGCTAGACATAATCATAATACAAGAAAAGATATGGAGAATTGAATTTAAGGTTCATAGACATGAAAACAGAATAAAAACTTGGGGGAAAAGTAAATTTAAAGGTGGATGAGTGAAAGGGAGGAGACTCACATCCGTCTTTAAGGTTTCCTTCCCTAAACTGCTTCGGTATGTAATCCAGAGATTTATCGGCGGCGGTGACCGGAGATCTAAAACATCTTCTCCTAATTGCGGCATCTTTCGTTGAAGGAGCATGGAGGAAATGAGTGGTGTTGTGGAGAAAAGACGATTTCAAGAACAGGGCGGAGGAACTGCTTGACTCCCGATTATTGTCGACTGTCGGAGCAGATAGAGGTGAAAGGAGTAGCGACGTCGCCATGAAACTCTCTGCAGTCTGCAACAAAACAAAGGGTTTGAAATGGAATCTGGATTTATCTCTATTTGTTTAATCTTTCTATAAATTTGATTTATGTGACCAAGAACGACGATGAGGCCGCTAGTTACCTTACGTCTCTTGCTAACGGCGTTGATGGTTCTACTGTTACCATCATGGAGGTCGATCGGGTTTGATTACCGGGTCCGAATCGGATTCACGAGGCCCGAATTAAAATCGGTTTCAACTTTTGTAAATTGTGAACCAAATGAGCTTGAAATGGGCTCAGCTCATTTGGGCTCTCCCATACCATTAAAATCGAATGGGTTTGGATTAGAAACCGGTTTAAATGAAACCAATTCGGTTTGAAGTCGATACTATAGTTTGGTGTTGGTTAACTTGGTTTGGCATATTGAAGGTTAGCACTTCGTTTCAGTGAAATCACAGTTTAAAAAACTGGTTTTCAAATCTACAAAACAATCGATTTTCATATAATATAAAATGTCGTTTTcatgattttttaaaaaaaaaattgttgatgATACAAGGTTTTGGAGGTTTTTTAAGGCCATACATTCCCAAATCCAATTATTAATATCCTAACGATCTTTTTTGAAACAATCTTTAATTGTTTCCAGTAAAAACAATCTAGGAAATTAGACCTTAAGAGGTTAGGTGTTTTGACATTAACAAGAATACAACGTTCAATTAAAtgttaaaattaattattttaaagtaattaAATCCCTTATTTATGACAAATAACAATATAAGAATGTATTATAAGGGTTTTGTTGATATTTAAATTAACTAACGGGTGTTAAAAATCATAcagaaaatttaagatataaattgaattaattaaaatattataatggCATATTATAACACTTGTGGGGGAAAAATTAGAATACCCTGAAAGTATCACTAGACGTGGGGAAAACGGGAATTGAGAAAATATAGACTTAAGTGGCAAGAtgaaggactaaaaatgtaaatgtACATTCTTCGTCAAACCACTATATAAACCCATGAGATTTAGCACCTTTACCTTGTAAAATAGAACACGAACCTTGCTTAAGGTGTATCATGTATGTAGGCCTCacaatggagcgggttttgactCTGATCCGATCAAAACCCTTAATAATTATACGGGTTTGGGGCACAGTTTTTGAtccgtttacccgttaacgacccgtacccgctaacctttttattaaaagggttgggtatggatcatcactgatccgctccgtttataacccgccccatataaatttcagaattatacatttatattttatacttcCTAAAGTTTACTTTAAAATCCAATTGAAAGTCCAAAGAGAAAAAACCAAAGACTAAACTGTTTTTACATAGGACTCGAGGACTAAACTGTATTTACATAGgactcaacttctagacttcCGGTCTTCTTCCAATAATCATgatgtcatttcatttatatttcatcatgtaatcaccaatttcatttacAAATCAATAAAATCATTTATCAACCGGAAGAAAATTTGTAATTGTTATTCTCTATCAATGCAAACGATGGTCAAAAACTAATCGGAAGTATCtacaataatgattttaattccaatcgaACGTCCACGAGTACGTAATGTGTATACTAAATCAACTTTTTCTTTACATGtaataaatg is part of the Lactuca sativa cultivar Salinas chromosome 7, Lsat_Salinas_v11, whole genome shotgun sequence genome and harbors:
- the LOC111904221 gene encoding ATP-dependent Clp protease proteolytic subunit-related protein 1, chloroplastic — translated: MATSLLLSPLSAPTVDNNRESSSSSALFLKSSFLHNTTHFLHAPSTKDAAIRRRCFRSPVTAADKSLDYIPKQFREGNLKDGLMENYKNVPQYLYGLSPTQMDMFMTEDNPVRKQAESVTEETISSSHNYLNHGGMWTLSGTNNRGPAKYSMSVSMYRGGGGRASGRPRSAPPDLPSLLLDARICYLGMPIVPAVTELLVAQFMWLDYDNPAKPIYLYINSSGTQNDKMETVGSETEAYAIADIMAYCKSEVYTVNCGMAFGQAAMLLSLGTKGFRALQPNCSTKLYLPKVNRSSGAAIDMWIKAKELDTNTDYFLELLEKGIGKPKDEIRKDIQRPKYLQAQEAIDYGIADKIISSRDNAFEKRNYDEILAQSKAARRGAGGGAQAAPSGFR